One window of the Trifolium pratense cultivar HEN17-A07 linkage group LG2, ARS_RC_1.1, whole genome shotgun sequence genome contains the following:
- the LOC123909582 gene encoding calcium/calmodulin-regulated receptor-like kinase 2, whose product MVRQTDLVIIGVSVGLALGILISCLIFFGIRWCKKRSHLTRSASEPSLTTLPIRTNGIEASTDFSASITSSIGTSRSDNQQKNSHFTWWNHQNKDRFASASGILKYSYKELQKATQNFTTTLGQGSYGTVYKATVSTGEVVAVKVLANNSKQGEREFQTEVSLLGRLHHRNLVNLLGYCVDKGQHILVYQYMSNGSLASILYGEEKKLSWDDRLQIAVDISHGIEYLHEGAVPPVIHRDLKSPNILLDDSMRAKVADFGLSKEERFDGRNSGLKGTYGYMDPAYISTSKLTTKSDIYSFGIILFELITAIHPHQNLMEYINLAAMEHDGIDEILDKQLVGKCNVVEVRQLAKIAHKCLHKSPKKRPTIGEVSQSISRIKQRRLRHVMEDNLSFANSNNFSRAASRLEDRQVELSRIVTMTIKENV is encoded by the exons ATGGTTCGTCAAACTGATTTAGTTATCATTGGTGTCTCTGTTGGTTTGGCCCTTGGAATTCTGATTTCTTGCCTCATATTTTTCGGCATAAGGTGGTGCAAGAAACGTTCTCATCTTACTCGATCTGCTAGTGAGCCTAGTTTAACAACTCTCCCAATACGAACAAATGGAATTGAAGCAAGTACCGACTTTAGTGCATCCATCACTAGTTCCATAGGCACATCAAGGTCAGATAATCAACAGAAAAATTCCCATTTCACTTGGTGGAATCATCAAAACAAAGATCGGTTTGCTTCAGCATCAGGCATTCTAAAGTATTCGTACAA AGAACTTCAAAAGGCCACACAAAATTTCACGACTACCTTGGGACAAGGATCATATGGTACAGTTTATAAAGCCACAGTATCTACCGGAGAGGTGGTAGCTGTGAAGGTGCTAGCAAACAATTCCAAACAAGGGGAGAGAGAATTCCAAACCGAG GTTTCTCTACTAGGAAGACTGCATCACCGGAATCTTGTGAATTTGCTTGGATATTGTGTAGATAAAGGACAACACATACTGGTTTATCAGTACATGAGCAATGGAAGTTTAGCAAGTATTTTATATG GTGAAGAAAAGAAGTTAAGTTGGGATGACAGGCTGCAAATTGCTGTTGATATTTCACATGGAATCGAGTATCTTCATGAAGGA GCAGTTCCACCAGTCATACATCGCGATTTGAAGTCTCCGAACATATTGCTTGATGATTCTATGAGAGCTAAG GTTGCTGATTTTGGCCTCTCAAAGGAAGAGAGATTCGATGGCCGAAATTCCGGTCTTAAAGGTACATATGGTTACATGGACCCGGCGTACATTTCGACAAGCAAATTAACAACCAAGAGTGACATATACAGTTTTGGTATCATACTTTTTGAGCTCATCACTGCCATCCATCCACATCAAAATTTGATGGAATATATTAACCTT GCTGCAATGGAACATGATGGTATAGATGAGATACTTGACAAGCAACTTGTTGGAAAATGCAATGTTGTAGAAGTAAGACAACTTGCTAAAATTGCACACAAATGCTTACACAAATCACCTAAAAAAAGACCTACTATAGGTGAAGTTTCACAAAGTATATCAAGGATAAAGCAAAGACGGTTGCGCCATGTGATGGAAGATAACTTGTCATTTGCAAATAGTAATAACTTCTCAAGAGCTGCGAGTCGATTAGAAGATCGACAAGTTGAATTAAGTAGGATAGTTACCATGACCATC